Proteins encoded together in one Streptomyces sp. NA04227 window:
- a CDS encoding beta-ketoacyl synthase has product MPEAENARSKVRPLPDTPPGYAAHPPRRVVITGLGAMTPLGATVAELWQGMLKGHCGVHTLLDEEFAEQPVRIAATAPDPASRLPRSRARRMNRAAQFAVLAAQEAWQDAGFDPAGTVPSGLAPDRVGVSMGTIIGGTPVMVASDRTLRAKGPRGVSPLTNPMTVPSQAASQISLDLHITGEARTVTSACASGTEAIGQAIDRIRHGHLDVVLAGGAEAVITPVVMAAFAAMRALSTRNDDPASASRPFDRNRDGFVCGEGAGVLVLESEEHARARGARVYCEAAGWGLSADAHHIAAPDATGAGIALALRHALADAGAPAASVAHVNAHATATVEGDRAEALAMCEVLDGQTSYGPVPVTASKGHFGHMQGAAGGVEAIVTALTLSEALIPPTLGCDDPEEGLGLDIVTGAPRPLPPADVALSSSFGFGGHNAVLALRRCS; this is encoded by the coding sequence ATGCCGGAAGCCGAGAACGCGCGCAGCAAGGTACGGCCCCTGCCGGACACTCCCCCCGGATACGCGGCGCATCCCCCGCGCAGGGTCGTGATCACCGGTCTCGGCGCCATGACCCCGCTGGGCGCGACGGTCGCCGAGCTCTGGCAGGGCATGCTCAAGGGCCACTGCGGAGTGCACACCCTGCTCGACGAGGAGTTCGCCGAGCAGCCCGTACGGATCGCCGCCACCGCACCCGACCCGGCGTCGCGGCTGCCGCGCTCGCGGGCGCGGCGGATGAACCGGGCCGCGCAGTTCGCGGTGCTTGCCGCCCAAGAGGCGTGGCAGGACGCCGGTTTCGACCCGGCGGGGACGGTGCCGAGCGGGCTGGCACCGGACCGGGTCGGCGTCAGCATGGGCACCATCATCGGCGGCACACCGGTCATGGTGGCCAGCGACCGCACGCTGCGCGCGAAGGGCCCGCGCGGGGTCTCGCCGCTGACCAATCCGATGACCGTGCCCTCGCAGGCCGCCTCCCAGATCTCCCTCGATCTGCACATCACCGGCGAGGCCCGCACCGTGACCAGCGCCTGCGCCTCCGGCACCGAGGCCATCGGCCAGGCCATCGACCGGATCCGCCACGGACACCTCGACGTCGTCCTGGCCGGCGGCGCCGAGGCCGTCATCACCCCGGTGGTCATGGCCGCCTTCGCCGCCATGCGGGCCCTGTCCACCCGCAACGACGACCCGGCGAGCGCCTCCCGCCCCTTCGACCGCAACCGCGACGGCTTCGTCTGCGGGGAGGGCGCCGGAGTGCTGGTCCTGGAGTCGGAGGAGCACGCCCGCGCCCGCGGTGCGCGCGTCTACTGCGAGGCCGCCGGCTGGGGACTCTCCGCGGACGCCCACCACATCGCGGCCCCCGACGCGACCGGCGCCGGGATCGCGCTCGCCCTGCGCCACGCCCTGGCCGACGCGGGCGCCCCCGCCGCCTCGGTCGCGCACGTGAACGCCCACGCGACGGCGACCGTCGAGGGCGACCGCGCCGAAGCCCTCGCGATGTGCGAAGTCCTCGACGGCCAGACCTCCTACGGGCCCGTCCCGGTGACCGCCAGCAAGGGCCACTTCGGCCACATGCAGGGCGCCGCCGGAGGTGTGGAGGCCATCGTCACCGCACTGACCCTCAGCGAGGCCCTGATCCCGCCCACCCTCGGCTGCGACGACCCGGAGGAGGGGCTCGGCCTGGACATCGTCACCGGGGCCCCGCGTCCGCTGCCGCCTGCGGATGTCGCGCTGAGCAGTTCGTTCGGGTTCGGGGGACACAATGCGGTACTGGCATTGCGGCGCTGTTCCTGA
- a CDS encoding TetR family transcriptional regulator, with protein sequence MTTFRENVRSLLRERVLDAAYALVTAQGWAGLKLAGIAREAGISRQTLYNEFGSKEAIGRALVEREAERFLVGIERELRPHANDLQAAATAGVGFTLREAADNALIKAILTYARGGDEELLSYLTTRPEPVFNTATAMLEAYALEYWPEVEAQWRSLAVETIVRLTVSHIVLPVDSPEESARRIARITARVAGFPVD encoded by the coding sequence ATGACTACCTTTCGGGAGAACGTCCGATCCCTCCTCCGAGAGCGGGTGTTGGACGCGGCGTACGCACTCGTGACCGCCCAGGGCTGGGCGGGTCTCAAGCTTGCGGGCATCGCACGCGAGGCGGGCATCAGCCGGCAGACCCTCTACAACGAGTTCGGATCCAAGGAAGCCATCGGCCGCGCACTGGTGGAGCGCGAGGCCGAGCGCTTCCTGGTGGGCATCGAGCGCGAACTGCGCCCCCACGCCAACGACCTCCAGGCGGCCGCCACGGCCGGCGTCGGATTCACCCTCCGCGAGGCCGCGGACAACGCCCTGATCAAGGCGATCCTCACCTACGCCAGGGGCGGCGACGAGGAACTGCTCTCCTATCTGACGACCCGGCCCGAGCCGGTCTTCAACACCGCCACCGCGATGCTCGAGGCCTATGCGCTCGAATACTGGCCCGAGGTCGAGGCCCAGTGGCGCAGCCTCGCGGTGGAGACGATCGTGCGACTCACCGTGAGCCACATCGTGCTCCCGGTGGACTCCCCGGAGGAGTCCGCCCGCCGTATCGCCCGGATCACCGCACGGGTCGCCGGTTTCCCCGTCGACTGA
- a CDS encoding alkane 1-monooxygenase: protein MSTTSGTGATAEATWRDPKRYLWLLGLIVPLFPFLAWAAVEATGWGIFWWSGIILLYVIFPVIDLVIGKDSENPPEAALAWLEQDRYYRWCTFAYLPVQYGGLVFGCWLLTNGDLSFVDKLAVATTLGGVAGIGINTAHELGHKKESVERWLSKIGLAQTCYGHFFIEHNRGHHVRVATPEDPASARLGESFWAFWPRTVRGSLSSAWGLERKRMERLGKSPWSLRNDVLNSWLMSLVLFGALTVAFGPELLPWLLYQAVFGFTLLEVINYTEHYGLLRRRTESGRYERCAPRHSWNSDNLATNVFLYHLQRHSDHHANPTRRYQALRHFEEAPELPTGYAGMIVLAYFPPLWRRVMDHRVIAHYDGDVRRANIHPSKREALLARYGSAV from the coding sequence ATGTCAACGACCAGTGGTACGGGTGCCACGGCCGAGGCCACCTGGCGCGATCCCAAGCGCTATCTCTGGCTCCTGGGGCTCATCGTCCCCCTGTTCCCGTTCCTCGCCTGGGCCGCGGTCGAGGCCACCGGCTGGGGAATCTTCTGGTGGAGCGGCATCATCCTGCTCTACGTGATCTTCCCGGTCATCGACCTCGTGATCGGCAAGGACAGCGAGAACCCGCCGGAGGCCGCGCTGGCCTGGCTGGAACAGGACCGCTACTACCGCTGGTGCACCTTCGCGTACCTGCCCGTCCAGTACGGGGGACTCGTCTTCGGCTGCTGGCTGCTGACCAACGGGGATCTGTCCTTCGTGGACAAGCTCGCCGTCGCGACCACCCTCGGTGGCGTCGCGGGCATCGGTATCAACACCGCGCACGAACTCGGCCACAAGAAGGAGTCCGTCGAACGCTGGCTCTCCAAGATCGGCCTGGCGCAGACGTGTTACGGCCACTTCTTCATCGAGCACAACCGCGGCCACCACGTACGGGTCGCCACTCCGGAGGACCCCGCGAGCGCACGTCTGGGGGAGAGCTTCTGGGCCTTCTGGCCACGTACCGTCCGCGGCAGCCTGAGCTCGGCCTGGGGCCTGGAGCGCAAGCGGATGGAGCGCCTCGGCAAGAGCCCCTGGTCGCTGCGGAACGACGTACTCAACTCCTGGCTCATGTCCCTGGTCCTGTTCGGCGCGCTCACCGTGGCCTTCGGACCCGAGCTGCTGCCGTGGCTGCTCTACCAGGCGGTGTTCGGCTTCACGCTGCTCGAAGTCATCAACTACACCGAGCACTACGGCCTGTTGCGCCGGCGCACCGAGAGCGGACGCTACGAACGCTGCGCCCCGCGGCACAGCTGGAACAGCGACAACCTCGCCACCAACGTCTTCCTCTACCACCTCCAGCGGCACAGCGACCACCACGCCAACCCGACCCGCCGCTACCAGGCCCTGCGCCACTTCGAGGAAGCACCCGAACTGCCCACCGGATACGCCGGGATGATCGTGCTCGCCTACTTCCCGCCGCTGTGGCGCAGGGTGATGGATCACCGCGTGATCGCCCACTACGACGGCGACGTCCGGCGCGCTAACATCCACCCGTCCAAGCGTGAAGCGCTGCTCGCCCGGTACGGATCCGCGGTATGA
- a CDS encoding rubredoxin, whose protein sequence is MSRFVCPVCDYVYDEESGAPHEGFPAGTGWSAIPDDWCCPDCGVREKIDFEPENG, encoded by the coding sequence ATGAGCCGGTTCGTCTGCCCGGTCTGCGACTACGTGTACGACGAGGAGAGCGGCGCTCCCCACGAGGGGTTCCCCGCGGGTACCGGCTGGAGTGCGATCCCCGACGACTGGTGCTGCCCCGACTGCGGGGTGCGCGAGAAGATCGACTTCGAACCAGAGAACGGCTGA
- a CDS encoding rubredoxin: MKKWQCLVCGFIYDEAEGWPEEGIAPGTRWEDIPDDWSCPDCGAAKADFEMTEVTHA; the protein is encoded by the coding sequence ATGAAGAAGTGGCAGTGCCTGGTGTGCGGGTTCATCTACGACGAGGCCGAGGGCTGGCCGGAGGAGGGCATCGCCCCCGGGACCCGCTGGGAGGACATCCCGGACGACTGGTCCTGCCCCGACTGCGGCGCGGCCAAGGCCGACTTCGAGATGACCGAGGTCACGCATGCCTGA
- a CDS encoding NAD(P)/FAD-dependent oxidoreductase, translated as MPEPAPGSPTHTDGDRPLVVVGSGVAGATAALTLRAEGYTGPLVLIGQDPELPYRRPPLSKDVLRGKQSAERTALRPATAWAEQGIEVRTGTTVTRLDPAARTLVLEGGGELPYERLLLATGGRVRRVAAAEGIDGVHQLRTLADALALRDALTGGGSLLVVGAGLIGLEVAAVARESGWEVTVAETAPEPLGRVLPARLARAVTALHASHGVEVRTGVLLDRFEAHEQGVAAYLGQDLFHKADRVVVAVGTSPDTALAERAGLAVDDGILVDAYGATSDPYIHAAGDVARRPHPFGEGTCRAENWTPAQDQGAAVARNMLGKGVPYTAVPWYWTHHYGLNLQVAGYPQLADRIQVTGSIEELDFAALLWRGDRLVSAVCANRPRAFRPLKDLVGGGPGPGREELAEFRAVLAEPLG; from the coding sequence ATGCCTGAGCCCGCTCCGGGTTCCCCGACGCATACGGACGGTGACCGGCCCCTGGTCGTCGTGGGCTCGGGCGTGGCCGGTGCCACCGCCGCCCTGACCCTGCGCGCCGAGGGCTATACCGGCCCCCTCGTCCTGATCGGCCAGGACCCCGAACTCCCTTACCGCAGGCCGCCGTTGTCCAAGGACGTGCTGCGCGGCAAGCAGTCCGCCGAGCGCACCGCGCTGCGGCCCGCGACCGCCTGGGCCGAGCAGGGCATCGAGGTGCGCACCGGGACCACGGTGACCCGCCTCGACCCCGCCGCCCGGACCCTCGTCCTCGAAGGTGGCGGTGAACTGCCGTACGAGCGGCTGTTGTTGGCCACCGGCGGCCGGGTCCGCCGGGTGGCCGCCGCCGAAGGGATCGACGGCGTACACCAGTTGCGCACCCTCGCCGACGCGCTCGCCCTGCGCGACGCGCTGACGGGCGGCGGCTCGCTGCTCGTGGTCGGCGCGGGCCTCATCGGCCTCGAAGTCGCCGCCGTGGCAAGGGAGTCGGGCTGGGAGGTCACCGTCGCCGAGACCGCGCCCGAGCCGCTCGGCCGTGTGCTGCCTGCCCGGCTCGCCCGCGCGGTGACCGCCCTGCACGCCTCGCACGGGGTTGAGGTACGCACCGGAGTCCTTCTCGACCGCTTCGAGGCCCACGAGCAGGGCGTGGCCGCCTACCTGGGGCAGGACCTGTTCCACAAGGCCGACCGGGTCGTCGTCGCGGTCGGCACTAGTCCGGACACCGCACTCGCCGAGCGCGCCGGACTGGCCGTGGACGACGGCATTCTGGTGGACGCGTACGGGGCCACCAGTGACCCGTACATCCACGCCGCCGGTGACGTGGCCCGCCGCCCGCACCCGTTCGGCGAGGGAACCTGCCGCGCCGAGAACTGGACTCCCGCACAGGACCAGGGTGCCGCGGTCGCCCGCAACATGCTCGGCAAGGGCGTCCCGTACACGGCGGTGCCCTGGTACTGGACCCACCACTACGGCCTGAATCTCCAGGTGGCCGGGTACCCGCAGCTCGCCGACCGGATCCAAGTCACCGGAAGCATCGAGGAGTTGGACTTCGCCGCCCTGCTGTGGCGCGGTGACCGGCTGGTCAGCGCCGTCTGCGCCAACCGTCCGCGTGCCTTCCGCCCGCTCAAGGACTTGGTGGGCGGCGGGCCGGGCCCGGGCCGCGAGGAACTCGCCGAGTTCCGGGCCGTGCTGGCAGAACCGCTCGGCTGA
- a CDS encoding 4'-phosphopantetheinyl transferase, with amino-acid sequence MIEDILPGKVACASSLGDLADEAPGTLFPAEEAVITRAVAKRRQEFTTVRICARRALKQLGVEPVPLVPGKRGATAWPSGVVGSMTHCAGFRAAAVARAEDVTSLGIDAEPNLPLPEGVLEVVTRPAEARQLARLAELRPEVSWDRLLFSAKESVFKTWYPLTGEELDFDEAELDIDPDTGTFSARLLVPGPLVTGERVGVFHGRWLVRGGFVVSGIVLEAAAGSDAER; translated from the coding sequence ATGATCGAGGACATCCTGCCCGGAAAAGTGGCCTGCGCCTCGTCGCTGGGCGACCTGGCCGACGAGGCGCCCGGGACCCTGTTCCCGGCCGAGGAGGCCGTGATCACCAGGGCGGTCGCCAAGCGGCGCCAGGAGTTCACCACGGTACGGATCTGCGCGCGGCGCGCCCTGAAGCAACTGGGCGTCGAACCGGTGCCGTTGGTGCCGGGCAAGCGCGGCGCCACCGCCTGGCCGTCCGGGGTGGTGGGCAGCATGACCCACTGCGCCGGGTTCCGGGCCGCGGCCGTCGCCCGGGCCGAGGACGTCACCTCGCTCGGCATCGACGCGGAGCCCAACCTGCCCTTGCCCGAGGGCGTTCTCGAGGTCGTCACGCGTCCGGCCGAGGCACGGCAGCTCGCCCGGCTGGCCGAGCTGCGGCCCGAAGTGTCCTGGGACCGGCTGCTGTTCAGCGCCAAGGAGTCGGTCTTCAAGACCTGGTACCCGCTCACCGGCGAGGAGCTCGACTTCGACGAGGCCGAACTCGACATCGATCCGGACACGGGCACCTTCAGCGCACGGCTCCTGGTGCCGGGGCCGCTGGTGACAGGCGAACGGGTCGGCGTGTTCCACGGCCGGTGGCTGGTGCGCGGCGGCTTCGTGGTGTCCGGCATCGTCCTGGAGGCGGCGGCCGGTAGCGACGCGGAGCGCTGA
- a CDS encoding metallophosphoesterase → MPGGKLLAVSDQHVTHAENRRITESMRPESDEDWLIVAGDVAEKFADIEWALTLLADRFAKVIWSPGNHELWTHPQDPVTVRGVERYDALVEMCRRVGVVTPEDPYPVWEGGAFPVTVAPLFTLYDYSFLAPGARNKEESLKIAHDSGVVCTDEYLLHPDPYPSREAWCEDRIALTEKRLGAIDPEHRTVLVNHYPLVREPTRILRFPQFAQWCGTERTADWHVRFRAAAMVYGHLHIPRVTWHDGVRFEEVSIGYPREWRPRPPRKPLRQILPEPA, encoded by the coding sequence GTGCCCGGAGGAAAACTGCTCGCGGTCAGCGACCAGCACGTCACCCATGCGGAGAACCGCCGGATCACCGAGTCCATGCGGCCCGAGTCGGACGAGGACTGGCTGATCGTGGCCGGTGATGTCGCCGAGAAGTTCGCCGACATCGAATGGGCGCTGACGCTGCTCGCCGACCGATTCGCCAAGGTGATCTGGTCGCCCGGAAACCACGAACTGTGGACACACCCCCAGGACCCGGTCACCGTGCGCGGCGTGGAGCGCTACGACGCCCTGGTCGAGATGTGCCGCCGGGTGGGCGTGGTGACCCCCGAGGACCCGTACCCGGTCTGGGAGGGCGGCGCGTTCCCGGTGACCGTGGCCCCGCTGTTCACCCTGTACGACTACTCCTTCCTCGCCCCCGGGGCGCGGAACAAGGAGGAGTCGCTGAAGATCGCCCACGACTCGGGGGTCGTGTGCACCGACGAGTACCTGCTGCACCCGGACCCGTATCCGAGCCGCGAGGCGTGGTGCGAGGACCGGATCGCGCTGACCGAGAAGCGGCTCGGCGCCATCGATCCGGAGCACCGCACGGTCCTGGTCAACCACTATCCCCTGGTCCGCGAGCCCACCCGGATCCTGCGCTTCCCGCAGTTCGCGCAGTGGTGCGGCACCGAGCGGACCGCCGACTGGCATGTCCGCTTCCGCGCCGCGGCGATGGTCTACGGACACCTGCACATCCCCCGGGTCACCTGGCACGACGGGGTGCGCTTCGAGGAGGTGTCCATCGGCTATCCGCGCGAGTGGCGCCCCAGGCCGCCGCGCAAGCCGCTGCGGCAGATTCTGCCCGAGCCCGCGTGA
- a CDS encoding thioesterase II family protein, producing the protein MTATEKTDELWIRRYHPADPGAPKLVVLPHAGGSGTFYFPMSRALAPRVEVLAIQYPGRQDRRSEKLLESVDELADQLFPLLLDRLEGPFALFGHSMGASLAFEVARRLEEAGRAPRALFASARPAPSRQREGGTVHLGTDDELIALIKGLSGTDSQVLEDEELLRLTLPAVRGDYKAAETYRYRPGRSLTCPVYALTGDDDPMVTEDEARAWGEHTSGPFALDVYRGGHFYLVNHQAAINKSVTERLLSA; encoded by the coding sequence ATGACGGCCACCGAGAAGACCGACGAGCTGTGGATACGCCGTTACCACCCAGCCGATCCCGGCGCGCCCAAACTGGTGGTCCTGCCGCACGCGGGCGGCAGCGGCACCTTCTACTTCCCGATGTCCCGGGCACTGGCCCCGCGCGTCGAGGTCCTCGCGATCCAGTACCCGGGCAGGCAGGACCGCCGCTCCGAGAAGCTCCTCGAATCGGTCGACGAACTGGCCGACCAGCTCTTCCCGTTGCTCCTCGACCGGCTCGAGGGCCCCTTCGCCCTGTTCGGGCACAGCATGGGCGCCTCCCTCGCCTTCGAAGTGGCCCGCCGTCTGGAGGAGGCCGGTCGGGCGCCCCGGGCGCTGTTCGCCTCGGCCCGTCCCGCGCCGTCCCGGCAGCGCGAGGGCGGCACGGTGCACCTCGGCACGGACGACGAACTCATCGCGCTGATCAAGGGGTTGAGCGGCACCGACTCCCAGGTCCTGGAAGACGAGGAACTGCTGCGGCTGACCCTGCCGGCGGTGCGCGGCGACTACAAGGCCGCCGAGACCTACCGCTACCGTCCCGGTCGCTCGCTGACCTGCCCGGTGTACGCGCTGACCGGCGACGACGACCCGATGGTGACCGAGGACGAGGCCCGCGCCTGGGGTGAGCACACCAGCGGCCCGTTCGCCCTCGACGTCTACCGCGGCGGCCACTTCTACCTGGTCAACCATCAGGCGGCGATCAACAAGAGCGTCACCGAGCGGCTTCTGTCGGCCTGA
- a CDS encoding aminotransferase class IV family protein, whose protein sequence is MGELDGGPVSTDALASLALTGYGHFTTMRVENGAVRGLGLHLDRLARDCRAVFGTALDLDAVRAHLRHALPDAEGTVIARVTVFDPALGLAHPAAPAHPRVLVTTRPAPEVPQPPLRVRPVTYLRQVAAVKHTGLFESLHLRRAAQLEGFDDALFVSPDGEISEGATWNIGFHDGERVLWPQAEQLPGTTRELLSRTTVVQHTGPVTLAQLPSLRAAFATNAAVGVRPLAAIGSVRFPADHPAVTELQDAYARIAPEALR, encoded by the coding sequence ATGGGAGAGCTCGACGGGGGGCCGGTGAGCACCGACGCGCTGGCGTCGCTCGCGCTGACCGGTTACGGCCACTTCACCACCATGCGGGTCGAGAACGGCGCCGTACGCGGACTCGGTCTGCATCTCGACCGTCTGGCGCGGGACTGCCGGGCGGTCTTCGGCACCGCACTCGACCTCGACGCGGTACGCGCGCATCTGCGGCACGCCCTGCCGGACGCCGAGGGCACGGTGATCGCCCGGGTCACGGTCTTCGACCCCGCGCTCGGCCTCGCCCATCCGGCGGCGCCCGCCCACCCGCGCGTCCTGGTCACCACCCGCCCCGCACCCGAGGTGCCCCAACCCCCTTTGCGGGTACGGCCGGTGACCTATCTGCGCCAGGTCGCCGCCGTCAAGCACACCGGACTCTTCGAGTCCCTGCATCTGCGCAGGGCCGCACAGCTGGAGGGCTTCGACGACGCGCTGTTCGTCTCCCCGGACGGAGAGATCAGCGAGGGCGCCACCTGGAACATCGGGTTCCACGACGGGGAACGGGTGCTCTGGCCGCAGGCCGAGCAACTCCCCGGGACCACCCGGGAACTGCTGAGCCGCACCACGGTGGTGCAGCACACCGGCCCGGTGACCCTCGCCCAACTCCCCTCCCTGCGCGCCGCGTTCGCGACCAACGCCGCCGTCGGCGTCCGCCCGCTGGCCGCCATCGGGTCCGTACGCTTCCCGGCCGACCACCCCGCGGTGACCGAACTCCAGGACGCGTACGCCCGGATCGCCCCCGAGGCACTCCGGTGA
- a CDS encoding ScbR family autoregulator-binding transcription factor: MAKQDRAVRTRQELIRSAAETFLQGGFALASLNGISARSGVSTGALHFHFRSKRELGQAVEEKAASTLRQLLTAASRGGSPSLARLAETSQRLADLLVDDVVLRAGFCLGVDATWHSESLLWEIWRDWVRSVLVRARHEGRLAVDVDLEDTVFAVTAAVVGFEVLGRRDAAWSSPRVLDGYWQIMLPRLSGKPPGQAVPGPCPATAPAPRKPPTVVVKPAGSSSHG; encoded by the coding sequence ATGGCCAAGCAGGACCGTGCAGTCCGTACCCGTCAGGAGTTGATCCGCTCCGCTGCCGAGACTTTTCTCCAGGGCGGTTTCGCCCTGGCCTCGCTGAACGGGATCAGCGCCAGGTCGGGGGTCAGCACGGGGGCCCTGCACTTCCACTTCAGGAGCAAGCGCGAACTCGGGCAGGCCGTCGAGGAGAAGGCCGCGAGCACACTGCGGCAACTCCTCACCGCGGCCTCGCGCGGCGGTTCGCCGTCCCTGGCGCGACTGGCGGAGACCTCGCAGCGGCTGGCCGACCTACTGGTCGACGACGTCGTTCTGCGCGCCGGGTTCTGCCTCGGCGTGGACGCGACCTGGCACTCCGAGTCGCTGCTCTGGGAGATCTGGCGCGACTGGGTCAGATCCGTCCTGGTCCGCGCCCGGCACGAGGGCCGTCTCGCCGTCGACGTGGACCTGGAGGACACCGTCTTCGCGGTGACCGCCGCGGTGGTCGGATTCGAGGTGCTCGGCCGCCGGGACGCCGCCTGGTCCTCGCCCCGGGTCCTGGACGGCTACTGGCAGATCATGCTGCCGCGACTGTCCGGCAAGCCGCCGGGTCAGGCGGTGCCCGGTCCCTGTCCGGCCACCGCGCC